In the genome of Ptychodera flava strain L36383 chromosome 13, AS_Pfla_20210202, whole genome shotgun sequence, one region contains:
- the LOC139147865 gene encoding E3 SUMO-protein ligase KIAA1586-like, with protein sequence MTYLHSQSAQKDPAAKGLLKYMATTQFIFITYLMMDVIPVVSKLCLDFQSDSLDVAKAKVSLDLCIADLEAYKQGTTQFQTHVDKFESVVQRTEDGHYEYSGHRLQPTNCNLTALKSTFVNKLISNIRSRFPEKGILDAFYILAMRTIRFESDVNSYGAEEIETLLNFYGEKQTHKGTQSDPLLQKNLIRTQWLQAKLIVKSAKYPVDNMANLWTLLHQHHAEEIPELIKLAQIALVLPLHTAGCERVFSQQNIILTKLRNRLSPQHCDRLLRVRLQGRGLKAHDFEGSLKKFHDKKRMIKTSVK encoded by the exons ATGACCTACCTGCATAGTCAGTCTGCACAGAAGGACCCAGCTGCAAAGGGACTTCTAAAATACATGGCTACAACCCAGTTCATATTTATCACCTACCTGATGATGGATGTAATCCCAGTTGTATCAAAACTATGCCTAGATTTTCAAAGTGACAGCCTGGATGTTGCGAAAGCCAAG GTATCCCTTGATCTTTGCATTGCTGACCTTGAGGCCTATAAACAGGGGACTACCCAGTTTCAAACACATGTGGACAAGTTTGAGTCTGTTGTCCAAAGGACTGAGGATGGCCATTATGAGTACAGTGGACACCGTTTACAGCCCACCAACTGTAACCTGACTGCCCTGAAGAGCACCTTTGTAAACAAGCTGATATCAAATATCAGAAGCAG ATTCCCTGAGAAGGGCATACTTGATGCCTTCTACATCCTTGCTATGAGGACCATACGGTTTGAGTCTGATGTAAACAGCTATGGGGCTGAGGAGATAGAGACCCTTCTTAACTTCTATGGTGAAAAACAG ACACACAAAGGCACACAATCTGACCCACTGTTACAGAAGAATCTGATCAGGACCCAGTGGTTACAGGCAAAGTTAATTGTCAAGTCAGCCAAGTATCCAGTTGACAACATGGCAAATTTGTGGACATTACTTCATCAACACCATGCTGAGGAAATACCAGAATTAATAAAATTGGCCCAGATTGCACTAGTTCTGCCACTTCATACCGCTGGGTGTGAGAGGGTGTTCAGCCAACAAAACATAATACTAACTAAACTTAGGAACAGGCTGTCACCACAGCACTGTGATAGACTGCTACGAGTCCGACTTCAGGGCAGAGGCCTGAAAGCTCATGACTTCGAGGGGTCTCTGAAGAAATTTCATGATAAAAAGAGAATGATAAAAACATCTGTTAAATAA